In Dolichospermum flos-aquae CCAP 1403/13F, the following proteins share a genomic window:
- a CDS encoding adenine phosphoribosyltransferase — protein sequence MDLRSLIRDIPDFPKPGILFRDVTTLLSDPDGLRYTIDFLAQKCSEIELQVDYIIGMESRGFIFGAPVAYKLGAGFIPVRKKGKLPAAVHSIEYQLEYGTDTLEVHQDALVPGSKVLIVDDLIATGGTASATAKLVQKIDCELIGFGFIIELMDLQGRKHLPDVPIISLVQY from the coding sequence ATGGATTTAAGATCTCTGATTCGTGATATACCGGATTTTCCTAAGCCGGGAATTTTATTTCGAGATGTCACTACTCTATTAAGCGACCCGGACGGATTGCGTTATACTATTGATTTTTTAGCACAAAAATGTTCTGAAATTGAACTTCAAGTAGATTATATTATTGGTATGGAGTCAAGAGGGTTCATTTTTGGTGCGCCTGTTGCTTATAAATTAGGTGCTGGTTTTATTCCTGTTCGGAAAAAAGGGAAATTACCGGCAGCGGTTCACTCAATTGAATATCAACTAGAGTATGGTACAGATACATTAGAAGTACATCAAGATGCTTTAGTTCCAGGTAGCAAAGTTTTAATTGTGGATGATTTGATTGCTACTGGTGGTACTGCCAGTGCAACAGCTAAGTTGGTACAAAAGATTGACTGTGAACTGATAGGGTTTGGGTTTATCATCGAACTAATGGATTTGCAAGGACGGAAACATTTACCTGATGTCCCTATTATCTCACTGGTTCAATATTAG
- a CDS encoding Uma2 family endonuclease has translation MRWEEVCEHKQLQDLPFKIELNKWGQIIMSPVKIKHSFYQGRIQRLLESLLKTGEVMPECAINTSDGVKVADVVWCSDQRFDQIQDEISASIAPEICIEVKSTGNTFEEMEFKKKLYLESQAIEVWLCNEQGQIKFYNEQGELSQSLLVPDFPKQIKR, from the coding sequence ATGAGATGGGAAGAAGTTTGTGAACATAAACAATTACAAGATTTACCCTTCAAGATTGAATTGAATAAATGGGGGCAAATCATCATGAGTCCTGTAAAAATTAAACACTCTTTTTATCAAGGAAGAATCCAACGTCTATTAGAATCTTTATTGAAAACTGGTGAAGTCATGCCAGAATGTGCAATTAATACATCAGATGGCGTTAAAGTTGCTGATGTAGTTTGGTGTTCAGACCAAAGATTTGATCAAATTCAAGATGAAATATCAGCTTCTATAGCCCCAGAAATTTGTATAGAAGTTAAATCCACTGGTAATACCTTTGAGGAAATGGAATTTAAGAAAAAATTATATTTAGAATCTCAAGCCATTGAAGTATGGTTATGTAATGAACAAGGTCAAATAAAATTCTATAATGAACAAGGTGAACTATCACAATCTTTGTTAGTTCCTGACTTTCCTAAGCAAATTAAACGATAA
- the rpsD gene encoding 30S ribosomal protein S4 — protein MSRYRGPRLRIVRRLGELPGLTRKSARRAYPPGQHGQNRKKRSEYAIRLEEKQKLRMNYGLTEKQMLRYVRKARRVAGSTGQVLLQLLEMRLDNTVFRMGMAPTIPAARQLVNHGHVTVNGKPVNIASYQCRPGEEVAVRNREASKKLVEANLQYPGLANLPSHLEFDKTKLSGKVNSVIEREWVALQVNELLVVEYYSRQA, from the coding sequence ATGTCCCGATATAGAGGACCCCGCCTCAGAATTGTCCGTCGTTTAGGCGAATTACCAGGCTTAACTCGGAAGAGTGCTAGACGTGCTTATCCCCCCGGACAACATGGTCAAAACCGTAAGAAGCGCTCTGAGTATGCTATCCGTTTAGAGGAAAAGCAAAAACTCCGCATGAACTACGGTTTAACTGAAAAACAAATGCTCCGTTATGTTCGTAAAGCCAGACGAGTTGCTGGTTCTACTGGACAGGTGTTGCTACAATTGTTAGAAATGCGCCTGGATAATACGGTTTTCCGCATGGGTATGGCTCCCACAATTCCAGCCGCCCGTCAATTGGTAAATCACGGTCATGTAACTGTTAATGGCAAACCAGTAAATATTGCCAGCTATCAATGCCGTCCTGGTGAAGAAGTCGCTGTGAGAAACAGAGAAGCTTCTAAGAAGTTGGTGGAAGCTAACTTGCAATATCCCGGTTTAGCTAACCTTCCTAGTCATCTAGAGTTTGATAAAACTAAGTTGTCTGGTAAGGTCAATAGTGTGATTGAACGGGAATGGGTAGCTCTACAAGTTAATGAACTACTTGTGGTGGAATACTACTCACGTCAAGCGTAG
- the hetR gene encoding heterocyst differentiation master regulator HetR: protein MTNDIDLIKRLGPSAMDQIMLYLAFSAMRTSGHRHGAFLDAAATAAKCAIYMTYLEQGQNLRMTGHLHHLEPKRVKIIVEEVRLALTEGKLLKMLGSQEPRYLIQLPYVWMEKYPWIPGRSRVPGTNLTSEEKKQIEQKLPDNLPDAKLVTSFEFMELIDFLHKRSQEELPANHQMPLSEALAEHIKRRLLYSGTVTRIDCPWGVPFYALTRPFYAPADDQERTYTMVEDTARYFRMMKYWAERKPNTMRAVEELDIPPDWIEPAMEELDEIIRSWGDKYHQEGGIPMILQMVVGNKDE, encoded by the coding sequence ATGACCAACGACATCGATCTGATCAAGCGTCTTGGACCTAGTGCGATGGATCAGATCATGCTTTATCTTGCCTTTAGTGCCATGCGGACAAGTGGCCACAGGCATGGAGCATTTCTAGATGCAGCCGCAACAGCAGCCAAGTGTGCAATTTACATGACCTATCTAGAGCAGGGGCAAAACCTGAGAATGACTGGGCATTTGCACCACCTTGAGCCGAAACGAGTGAAAATCATTGTTGAAGAAGTAAGACTGGCTTTAACTGAAGGCAAACTTCTCAAAATGCTGGGTTCCCAAGAACCGCGCTATCTGATTCAACTTCCCTATGTCTGGATGGAAAAATATCCTTGGATACCGGGAAGATCCCGCGTCCCCGGTACGAATTTGACCAGTGAAGAGAAAAAACAAATTGAGCAAAAGCTGCCAGACAATCTTCCTGATGCCAAGTTAGTTACCTCATTTGAATTTATGGAGTTAATTGACTTTCTCCATAAGCGATCGCAGGAAGAATTACCTGCTAATCATCAGATGCCATTGAGTGAAGCATTAGCGGAACACATCAAGCGTCGGCTATTGTATTCAGGAACGGTAACACGCATTGATTGTCCCTGGGGAGTGCCCTTTTATGCTCTCACTCGTCCGTTCTATGCTCCAGCCGATGATCAAGAGCGCACGTACACAATGGTAGAGGATACGGCTCGGTATTTCCGGATGATGAAATATTGGGCAGAGCGTAAACCAAACACGATGCGGGCTGTGGAAGAACTGGATATTCCGCCGGATTGGATTGAGCCAGCAATGGAGGAACTAGACGAAATCATTCGTTCTTGGGGAGATAAATATCACCAAGAAGGCGGAATACCGATGATCTTACAAATGGTTGTTGGTAATAAAGATGAATAG
- the iscB gene encoding RNA-guided endonuclease IscB — protein sequence MSNYTLVLDTNKQPLSPCHPSVARKLLDSGKAALFRRYPFTIILNKSCSDVVNQAIELKIDPGSKTTGIALVQGEKIIFGGELSHRGNAIKASLESRRSLRRGRRNRHTRYRQARFLNRTRTKNWLAPSLQHRVETTLTWVNKLIKFIPITRISQELVRFDLQQIDNPEISGIEYQQGTLSGYEVREYLLEKWQRKCAYCGIENVPLQVEHIHPQARGGTNRISNLCLACEKCNIKKGTQDIKDFLAKKPDLLKCILAQAKRPLKDAAAVNSTRWALFSRLQETGLPVFTGSGGQTKFNRTRLNFPKTHWLDAACVGQIGELEILTNKPLLIKATGHGTRQMCRTDKFGFPSRYVPRIKFVKGFQTGDIVKAIVTTGKKIGKYIGRVAVRATGSFNISASKLVQGISYKYCKIIHRKDGYDYAF from the coding sequence ATGTCAAATTACACATTAGTTCTCGACACAAACAAACAACCTTTAAGCCCTTGTCATCCCTCGGTAGCAAGGAAATTATTAGATTCTGGAAAAGCTGCTTTATTTAGGAGGTATCCCTTTACTATCATCTTAAACAAGTCATGCTCAGATGTTGTTAACCAAGCAATAGAACTCAAAATAGATCCCGGTTCAAAAACTACGGGCATAGCATTGGTTCAGGGAGAAAAAATCATTTTTGGTGGAGAACTTTCTCATCGAGGAAATGCAATTAAAGCGTCCCTAGAATCCCGTCGCTCACTCCGCAGGGGGAGACGAAACCGCCATACTCGCTATCGTCAAGCCAGATTTTTGAATAGAACCAGGACAAAAAATTGGTTAGCTCCAAGTTTGCAGCATCGAGTTGAGACTACCTTAACTTGGGTTAACAAACTCATTAAGTTTATTCCCATCACAAGGATATCTCAAGAGCTTGTCAGGTTTGACTTGCAACAAATAGACAATCCAGAAATATCAGGTATTGAATATCAGCAAGGCACTTTGTCCGGGTACGAAGTCCGTGAGTATCTACTTGAGAAATGGCAGAGAAAATGTGCTTACTGTGGGATTGAGAATGTTCCCTTGCAAGTTGAGCATATTCATCCTCAAGCCAGAGGTGGCACTAATCGGATTTCTAATCTTTGTCTTGCTTGCGAGAAGTGCAATATCAAAAAAGGCACTCAGGATATTAAAGACTTCCTGGCTAAGAAACCGGATCTTCTCAAATGTATTCTGGCACAAGCAAAACGACCTTTAAAAGATGCGGCGGCTGTGAACTCTACCCGTTGGGCATTGTTTAGCCGACTTCAAGAAACTGGTTTACCCGTTTTCACTGGTTCTGGTGGTCAAACTAAGTTCAACCGAACTAGATTAAACTTTCCTAAAACTCATTGGCTAGATGCTGCTTGTGTTGGACAAATTGGAGAATTGGAAATTTTAACGAACAAGCCTTTGCTAATCAAAGCAACAGGGCATGGAACTCGTCAAATGTGTCGGACTGACAAGTTTGGTTTTCCATCTCGATATGTGCCGAGAATTAAATTTGTCAAAGGTTTTCAGACCGGTGATATTGTGAAAGCAATTGTTACTACTGGGAAGAAAATCGGTAAATATATTGGTCGTGTTGCAGTTAGAGCAACAGGTTCTTTCAATATTTCTGCATCAAAATTAGTTCAGGGTATTAGTTATAAATACTGCAAAATCATTCACCGCAAAGATGGCTATGATTACGCATTTTAA
- a CDS encoding DUF4335 domain-containing protein, giving the protein MNIQRKYSLPNCTLLLEGLSDMTQTANFQELRPQLSILVNAECYISSYTQPIVGGREFFESLVRAVSAYAQEVLSNIPNPQVQNHNSELVELQKINSNSHRLTVHTEITGDNLGRNTSEGQPIQIVLNTVQLFDLVEAVDQFFADSQTLPELSLELHPVNRSYSGSNQTLLKQAIPATMGVSSLAVAALAFSLIPAPQVSPPQVNPEVESSTSIPTPTVAVTPTTTPTTTPTTSATPTAVQDLETLLKTVPEIKDPSQLRALNRQVYNQIHPAWVNRSELPEDLVYRLGVAADGSIVGYKAVNQKASDAIDKTPLPKLLHNPANRVPNEPIAQFKVVFTQKRFLEISPWLGYAKTPEVTGKKITDTSKIKDLNQKLYSTIRQNWSVTPTFASNLKYRVAVNKEGVIADYEPLNQVAFDYFRETPLPQMFQSVYGSNVAAPDNKEALAHFRVVFTPKGKLEVKPWKGYK; this is encoded by the coding sequence ATGAATATCCAACGTAAATATAGTTTGCCTAATTGTACCCTGCTCCTAGAGGGGTTAAGTGACATGACACAGACTGCTAACTTTCAAGAACTGCGTCCCCAACTATCTATATTAGTGAATGCAGAATGCTATATATCTAGTTATACTCAACCCATTGTTGGTGGCAGGGAATTTTTTGAAAGCTTAGTTAGAGCAGTCAGCGCCTACGCCCAAGAAGTTTTAAGCAATATCCCCAACCCTCAAGTTCAGAATCATAATTCAGAGTTAGTTGAATTACAAAAAATTAACAGCAACAGCCACAGATTAACTGTTCACACCGAAATCACAGGAGACAACCTGGGGAGAAACACCAGCGAAGGACAACCCATTCAAATTGTCCTGAACACAGTCCAATTATTTGATTTAGTTGAAGCCGTAGATCAGTTTTTTGCTGACAGCCAGACTTTACCAGAATTATCCCTAGAACTACACCCAGTTAATCGCAGTTATAGTGGTTCAAATCAAACCTTACTCAAACAGGCAATCCCGGCTACCATGGGCGTATCCAGTCTAGCCGTAGCTGCATTGGCTTTTAGCTTAATTCCTGCACCTCAAGTCAGTCCACCTCAAGTCAACCCAGAGGTTGAGTCCAGCACTTCTATCCCCACGCCCACAGTAGCAGTAACCCCCACAACTACACCCACAACTACACCCACAACATCAGCAACCCCTACCGCAGTTCAAGATTTAGAAACACTTTTAAAGACAGTTCCAGAAATAAAAGATCCATCTCAATTACGGGCATTAAATCGCCAAGTTTATAACCAAATTCATCCAGCTTGGGTAAATCGCTCAGAATTGCCAGAGGATTTAGTCTATCGTTTAGGTGTCGCCGCCGATGGTAGTATCGTTGGTTATAAAGCAGTCAATCAGAAAGCTAGTGACGCAATAGATAAAACACCACTACCTAAACTGCTCCATAATCCTGCTAATCGCGTCCCGAATGAACCTATTGCTCAATTCAAAGTCGTATTTACCCAAAAAAGGTTTTTAGAAATTAGTCCCTGGCTAGGATACGCCAAAACACCAGAAGTAACTGGCAAAAAAATTACTGACACCAGTAAAATCAAAGATCTAAATCAAAAGCTGTATAGTACAATTCGTCAAAATTGGAGTGTGACTCCCACCTTTGCCAGCAACTTGAAATATCGAGTAGCGGTGAATAAAGAAGGTGTGATTGCTGACTATGAACCACTCAACCAAGTTGCTTTTGACTACTTCCGGGAGACACCTTTACCCCAGATGTTCCAATCAGTTTATGGCTCAAATGTAGCTGCACCCGACAATAAAGAAGCACTAGCTCATTTTCGAGTAGTCTTTACCCCTAAAGGTAAATTAGAAGTCAAACCTTGGAAGGGATATAAGTAA
- a CDS encoding ABC transporter permease gives MTNTKISLDISRDWLIRRVTDETFIYVIKRLLQALLTIFLASALSFFIMKLSPGDYVDTLRQNPKISPERIEEIRRQFGLDKSWPQQFGFWLKQILTRGDFGTSFVYQRSVSSLLWERVPATLLLAIASLIITWAIAIPLGILAAVKQNRRTDQVLQIVSYAGQGIPSFITVLFLLFFAQLTTPLFPVGNMTSINHADLTWLGKILDIAWHSVLPLIALSITSFAGLQRIMRGQLLDVLRQDYIQTARAKGLPENRVIYVHALRNAINPLITLLGFELAGLLGGAFITENFFNWPGLGKLTLQAVLAKDQYLVMASLVMSAVLLIIGNLIADLILKAADPRIKLEDLN, from the coding sequence ATGACAAATACAAAAATTTCCTTGGATATAAGTCGAGACTGGCTAATTAGGCGAGTTACGGATGAAACTTTCATTTATGTGATAAAACGGCTTTTACAGGCGCTATTGACGATTTTTTTAGCGTCTGCTTTGTCATTTTTTATTATGAAGTTGTCTCCGGGAGATTATGTAGATACCCTGCGGCAAAATCCAAAAATTTCACCAGAACGGATTGAAGAAATTAGACGACAATTTGGTTTAGATAAATCTTGGCCACAACAGTTTGGATTTTGGTTAAAGCAAATTTTGACAAGGGGTGATTTTGGTACAAGTTTTGTTTATCAACGTTCTGTATCATCGCTGCTATGGGAACGAGTTCCAGCCACGTTGTTATTAGCGATCGCTTCTTTAATTATCACATGGGCGATCGCCATTCCTTTAGGTATTCTCGCTGCTGTGAAACAAAATCGCCGAACTGACCAAGTTTTACAGATAGTCAGTTATGCTGGTCAAGGTATTCCCAGTTTTATTACTGTCTTATTTCTACTATTCTTTGCTCAACTGACTACTCCACTTTTTCCGGTGGGTAATATGACCAGTATTAATCATGCAGACCTGACATGGTTAGGTAAAATTCTCGATATCGCTTGGCATTCAGTTTTACCACTAATTGCTTTAAGTATTACCAGTTTTGCGGGTTTGCAACGAATTATGCGTGGTCAATTATTGGATGTTTTACGCCAAGATTATATTCAAACTGCTCGCGCTAAAGGACTTCCAGAAAATCGGGTAATTTATGTTCATGCTTTGCGAAATGCTATTAATCCGTTAATTACTTTATTGGGTTTTGAATTAGCAGGTTTGTTAGGTGGTGCATTTATTACGGAGAATTTCTTTAACTGGCCAGGTTTAGGAAAGTTAACTTTACAAGCTGTTTTAGCTAAAGACCAATATTTGGTAATGGCGAGTTTAGTAATGAGTGCAGTATTATTGATTATTGGTAATTTAATTGCTGACTTAATTTTAAAAGCAGCAGATCCTCGAATTAAGTTAGAAGATTTGAATTAG
- the rpe gene encoding ribulose-phosphate 3-epimerase: protein MTQNSSQKPIVIAPSILSADFSRLGDDIRAVDKAGADWIHVDVMDGRFVPNITIGPLIVEAIRPVTTKPLDVHLMIVEPEKYVEGFAKAGADIISVHAEHNASPHLHRTLGQIRELGKKAGVVLNPGTPLELIEYVLELCDLVLIMSVNPGFGGQSFIPSVVPKIRKLRQMCDERGLDPWIEVDGGLKANNTWQVLEAGANAIVAGSAVFNAPDYAEAITNIRNSKRPTPELAAV from the coding sequence ATGACCCAAAATTCATCTCAAAAGCCTATAGTTATCGCTCCTTCTATCCTATCAGCAGATTTTAGCCGTCTGGGTGACGATATTCGCGCCGTAGACAAAGCGGGAGCAGATTGGATTCACGTTGATGTAATGGACGGACGTTTTGTTCCTAATATTACAATAGGTCCTCTGATTGTGGAGGCGATTCGTCCAGTTACAACCAAACCGCTGGATGTCCACTTGATGATTGTGGAACCAGAAAAGTATGTAGAAGGTTTTGCTAAAGCTGGTGCTGATATTATTTCTGTCCATGCAGAACATAACGCATCTCCTCATCTGCACCGCACTCTCGGACAAATCAGAGAACTCGGTAAAAAAGCTGGAGTTGTCCTTAATCCGGGTACACCTTTGGAGTTAATTGAATATGTCCTAGAATTGTGCGATTTAGTGCTAATTATGAGCGTTAACCCCGGTTTCGGTGGTCAAAGCTTTATTCCTAGCGTAGTTCCTAAAATCCGCAAGTTGCGTCAAATGTGCGATGAACGCGGTTTAGATCCTTGGATTGAAGTTGACGGGGGACTAAAGGCTAATAATACTTGGCAAGTTTTGGAGGCTGGCGCTAATGCTATTGTAGCAGGTTCGGCTGTGTTCAATGCTCCTGATTATGCTGAGGCAATTACCAATATCCGTAACAGTAAGCGTCCAACTCCAGAATTAGCGGCTGTTTAA
- the moaA gene encoding GTP 3',8-cyclase MoaA — protein sequence MNKVDYLRISLIDRCNFRCQYCMPEGAELDYIVKQQLLTDEELLTLIQEVFIPVGFTRFRLTGGEPLLRPHIVDLVAKIAHLPQTEDLAMTTNGFLLAPIAQNLYNAGLRRINISLDSLDSHIFEEIIGNHGRGRWQQVWQGIQIAYNVGFDPLKLNVVVIPGVNDHEILDLAALTIDKQWHVRFIEFMPIGNGDLFSDRGWVSSANLRQSIRERWGLTESQVCGNGPADVFQIPGAKGTIGFISQMSECFCDRCNRMRLSADGWLRPCLLNETGQIDLKTALRAGISTTDLQAQVRQILNIKSEINFKQRDPGTVGTYTRTMSQIGG from the coding sequence ATAAACAAAGTGGACTACCTCCGCATCAGTTTAATTGATCGCTGCAACTTTCGTTGTCAATACTGTATGCCAGAAGGCGCAGAACTGGACTATATTGTCAAACAGCAATTATTAACTGATGAAGAACTGCTTACCCTCATTCAAGAAGTATTTATCCCCGTCGGATTTACCCGCTTTCGCTTAACCGGTGGAGAACCTTTACTCCGTCCCCATATAGTTGATTTAGTCGCCAAAATTGCTCATCTTCCCCAAACCGAAGATTTAGCAATGACTACAAACGGGTTTTTACTCGCTCCTATTGCTCAAAATCTCTATAATGCAGGTTTACGAAGAATTAATATTAGTTTAGATTCTTTAGATTCACATATATTTGAAGAAATTATCGGTAATCATGGACGTGGACGCTGGCAACAAGTATGGCAAGGTATTCAAATCGCGTATAATGTGGGATTTGACCCATTAAAATTAAATGTAGTCGTCATTCCCGGCGTTAATGACCATGAAATTTTAGATTTAGCAGCTTTAACCATTGATAAACAATGGCACGTCCGATTTATTGAATTTATGCCCATTGGCAACGGAGACTTATTCAGCGATCGCGGTTGGGTATCTTCCGCAAATTTACGTCAATCCATCCGTGAGCGTTGGGGCTTGACAGAATCCCAAGTTTGTGGTAATGGACCGGCTGATGTATTTCAAATTCCTGGGGCTAAAGGCACAATAGGATTTATTAGCCAAATGTCAGAATGTTTTTGCGATCGCTGTAACCGGATGCGTCTGAGCGCCGATGGTTGGCTACGTCCCTGCTTATTAAACGAAACAGGTCAAATTGATTTAAAAACCGCCTTACGTGCTGGTATTAGCACCACCGATTTACAAGCACAAGTCAGACAAATATTAAATATCAAATCAGAAATAAACTTTAAGCAACGCGACCCTGGTACTGTCGGCACTTACACCCGTACCATGTCGCAGATTGGCGGTTAG
- a CDS encoding S8 family serine peptidase has product MHKNWILFWSLGFSGLTLPVFAGVKVANFLGANGIDALKLHQAPYNLTGRKIAIGQVEIGRPGMFGWDKAVSKNRAVSPFAVFSRNVPAKSNVGVDPHAYNVSGVMVSQDKAFPGVAPNARLYSSAVGSTKKIGQPEECLSAQHIALQNGGDVRAINFSFGEPLDRDPRPEAMLDGNALLTLCIDWSSRVHDVVYSIAGNQGKGGIPIPTDNFNAINVAFSSEREGIFNKVHVSNLASINQGIENRLAGKEFNIGGRSAINIVAPGTNIPLLNPDGKLNKSTGTSFAAPQVTATVALLQEFVDRQLRTKQQNWTIDARRHQVMKAILLNSADKIKDSGDGLRLGMTRTLIDKQNQDWLATDAYKNPKIPLDAQMGAGHLNAFRAYQQLNGGEWKPNATVPPIGWDYGIVNANSSREYALQKGLKQNSFVAITLIWDRLVELNDKNNNQEYDIGETFIDKGLNNLDVYLVKENGKNNEVVICDSVSEVDSVEHIFCPVPTSGNYKIRVQFKKQVNESTQPYALSWWTVGEK; this is encoded by the coding sequence ATGCACAAAAATTGGATACTTTTTTGGAGTTTAGGTTTTTCTGGCTTGACTTTACCAGTCTTTGCAGGTGTCAAGGTTGCCAATTTTTTAGGTGCTAACGGCATTGATGCGCTGAAACTACATCAAGCTCCTTATAATTTGACTGGGCGGAAAATTGCTATTGGTCAAGTGGAAATTGGTCGTCCGGGGATGTTTGGCTGGGATAAAGCCGTATCTAAAAATCGGGCTGTATCTCCATTTGCAGTGTTTTCACGCAATGTTCCCGCCAAGTCGAATGTTGGTGTTGATCCTCATGCCTATAATGTTTCTGGTGTCATGGTGAGTCAAGATAAGGCTTTTCCTGGTGTCGCACCAAATGCTCGATTATATTCTTCTGCTGTCGGATCTACAAAAAAAATCGGTCAACCAGAGGAATGTTTATCAGCACAACACATTGCATTACAAAACGGTGGTGATGTGCGGGCGATTAATTTTAGTTTTGGTGAACCTTTAGATCGTGATCCCCGACCAGAAGCTATGTTAGATGGTAATGCTTTACTAACATTATGTATTGACTGGTCTAGCCGGGTTCATGATGTTGTATATTCAATTGCTGGCAATCAAGGCAAAGGCGGGATTCCCATTCCTACAGATAATTTTAACGCAATTAATGTGGCTTTTTCCTCAGAACGCGAGGGAATTTTTAATAAAGTTCACGTTTCTAATTTGGCTAGTATTAATCAAGGTATAGAAAATCGTTTAGCTGGGAAAGAATTTAATATTGGGGGGAGAAGTGCAATTAATATAGTTGCTCCTGGGACTAATATTCCTTTACTTAATCCTGATGGTAAGTTAAATAAATCTACAGGTACGAGTTTTGCAGCCCCACAAGTTACGGCTACTGTGGCATTATTACAGGAATTTGTGGATAGACAATTACGAACTAAACAACAAAATTGGACTATTGATGCTCGTCGTCATCAAGTCATGAAAGCAATATTACTCAATTCGGCGGACAAAATAAAGGACAGTGGTGATGGTTTACGGTTGGGAATGACGAGGACTTTAATTGATAAACAAAATCAAGATTGGTTAGCAACGGACGCTTATAAAAATCCTAAAATTCCCCTAGATGCTCAAATGGGAGCAGGTCATTTAAATGCCTTTCGAGCTTATCAACAATTGAATGGTGGTGAATGGAAACCTAATGCAACTGTTCCGCCTATTGGTTGGGATTATGGTATTGTTAATGCTAATTCTTCTAGGGAATATGCTCTACAAAAAGGTTTGAAACAAAATAGTTTTGTGGCTATTACTTTAATTTGGGATCGTTTGGTGGAGTTAAATGATAAAAATAATAATCAGGAATATGATATAGGGGAAACATTTATAGATAAAGGATTAAATAATCTTGATGTTTATTTAGTTAAGGAAAATGGGAAAAATAATGAAGTTGTGATTTGTGATTCTGTGAGTGAAGTTGATAGTGTCGAACATATTTTTTGTCCAGTTCCTACTAGTGGGAATTATAAAATTCGGGTGCAATTTAAGAAGCAGGTAAATGAATCTACTCAACCTTATGCTTTGTCCTGGTGGACTGTAGGTGAAAAGTGA
- a CDS encoding DUF3038 domain-containing protein — protein sequence MNVSASVTSLNIPKAQGMPMILDTLPDPAIAGQVCPARTRLQIDLMLLAIEALEIGGSEAILSFAEELDLQGIIKNRVNLWRMRASNPMRRAHSRRPLDILEAKALVVIACYISRRLTVVIRQLLTIYQQLAEKQIPPEQNLRLANYLERFRAHFKSRMNSRRSGVLALTSNEKLDELAIDLLGKLLFCTGTAGMQRYWISLFDGEVE from the coding sequence ATGAACGTCTCTGCTAGTGTCACATCTTTAAACATCCCAAAAGCTCAGGGAATGCCCATGATTTTGGATACTTTACCAGATCCAGCGATCGCTGGTCAGGTATGTCCAGCCAGAACTAGATTGCAAATAGATTTGATGTTACTAGCCATTGAAGCCTTAGAAATAGGCGGTTCTGAAGCCATTTTGTCCTTTGCTGAAGAATTAGACCTCCAAGGGATCATCAAAAATCGGGTAAACTTATGGCGGATGCGAGCATCTAACCCCATGCGGAGAGCGCATAGTCGCCGGCCTTTAGATATTTTAGAAGCCAAAGCGTTAGTAGTTATTGCCTGCTACATTTCTCGACGCTTAACAGTTGTGATCCGCCAACTACTAACCATATATCAACAATTGGCTGAGAAGCAGATTCCCCCAGAACAAAATTTAAGATTAGCTAATTACCTAGAAAGGTTTAGAGCGCATTTTAAAAGTCGGATGAATTCCCGTCGTTCCGGTGTCCTAGCATTAACTTCTAATGAAAAATTAGATGAACTAGCTATAGACTTATTAGGAAAATTACTATTTTGTACAGGTACAGCGGGAATGCAACGGTACTGGATTTCTCTTTTTGACGGTGAGGTAGAATAA